A single genomic interval of Megalobrama amblycephala isolate DHTTF-2021 linkage group LG15, ASM1881202v1, whole genome shotgun sequence harbors:
- the nox5 gene encoding NADPH oxidase 5, which translates to MSLDEDARWLEWVTKQFESIAGDDKEIDLDEFKTALKVKESFFAERFFALFDSDGSGSISLDELLKALDLLIHGNETDKLRFLFQVYDVDGSGSIDPDELRTVLKSCLRESAISLPEEKLDDLTLALFESADKDNSGSITFEELKAELENFPEVMENLTISAANWLKPPALEQKKRKTPRYLTRTYWHNNSRKLFFLCLYALLNVLLFIIAMLKNAHGGPWFMVAKGCGQCLNLNCTFVMVLMLRRSLTWLRATWVVRILPLDQNILLHQIVGYAILIFSIMHTGAHVLNFVRMSQNDAMYQLWEYLFTTRPGIGWVNGTASITGVVLQVLICLMVVCSSTFVRRSGHFEVFYWSHLSYIWVWALLVVHCANFWKWFVVPGVAFLIEKVVGIAVSRMGGLYIVEVNLLPSKVTHLVIKRPPFFHFKPGDYVYINIPAIAKYEWHPFTISSAPEQQDTLWLHVRSMGQWTNRLYEYFRQPESQTISNKRLTASLRNRQEQVQDDIFKSASYNRTVASNKDDAVELTLYRTSITRTNSQKPVCNPDAQVELGNASPVTKELTAKLSENHRYCNIKCYVDGPFGTPTRQIFASEHAVLIGAGIGITPFASILQSIMCRYRMRKQNCPNCNYSWCETIKDNEMKLRKVDFIWINRDQKSFEWFVSLLTKLEMDQADEEPEGRFLEMHMYMTSALSKNDMKAIGLQMALDLLAKKEKVDSITGLRTRTQPGRPDWAKVFQKMSEEKKGKVHVFYCGAPALAKAIKAQCEQFGFNFYKENF; encoded by the exons TCATTTTTTGCGGAGAGGTTTTTCGCCCTATTTGACTCTGATGGCAGCGGGTCCATCAGTCTGGATGAACTTCTCAAGGCTTTAGATCTTCTGATCCATGGCAATGAGACAGACAAACTACGCTTCCTCTTCCAGGTCTACGATGTGGATG GCAGTGGTTCCATAGACCCAGATGAGTTACGTACGGTTCTGAAGTCCTGTCTGCGTGAGAGTGCGATCTCACTCCCTGAGGAAAAGCTGGATGACCTGACGCTGGCGCTGTTCGAATCTGCAGATAAAGATAACAGCGGCTCCATCACGTTTGAAGAGCTGAAGGCAGAGCTGGAGAACTTTCCTGAAGTTATGGAGAACCTCACCATCAG TGCTGCCAACTGGCTGAAACCTCCTGCTCTGGAGCAGAAGAAACGTAAGACTCCTCGTTACCTGACACGGACGTACTGGCACAACAACAGCCGCAAACTGTTCTTTCTCTGTCTGTACGCCCTCCTGAATGTGCTCCTCTTCATCATCGCGATGCTGAAAAATGCGCATGGAGGCCCCTGGTTCATGGTGGCTAAGGGCTGTGGCCAGTGTCTTAACCTTAACTGCACTTTTGTTATG GTGCTGATGTTAAGGCGCAGTCTGACGTGGCTACGTGCCACCTGGGTGGTGAGGATCTTACCTTTGGACCAGAACATTCTACTGCATCAGATCGTGGGTTACGCCATCTTGATCTTTTCCATCATGCACACTGGCGCTCACGTCTTGAACTTTG TCCGAATGTCTCAGAATGATGCCATGTACCAGCTGTGGGAGTATCTTTTCACCACCCGTCCTGGTATTGGCTGGGTCAATGGCACTGCCTCCATTACGGGTGTTGTTCTGCAGGTTCTCATCTGCCTGATGGTGGTGTGTTCCAGCACATTCGTCAGACGCAGCGGTCATTTCGAG GTGTTCTACTGGTCTCATCTTTCCTACATCTGGGTTTGGGCCCTGTTGGTCGTTCACTGTGCAAACTTTTGGAAATGGTTTGTGGTGCCAGGAGTGGCGTTCCTAATTGAGAAAGTTGTTGGAATAGCAGTCTCTCGTATGGGTGGGCTGTACATAGTTGAAGTCAACTTATTACCCTCAAAG gTAACACATTTAGTAATCAAGAGGCCTCCATTCTTTCACTTCAAACCTGGAGATTATGTGTATATAAACATCCCTGCTATCGCCAAGTATGAATGGCATCCGTTTACTATCAGCAGTGCTCCTGAACAGCAag ATACGTTGTGGCTCCATGTTCGTTCTATGGGCCAGTGGACAAACCGCCTGTATGAGTATTTCAGACAGCCGGAGAGTCAAACCATTAGCAACAAGAGGCTCACCGCCAGCCTGAGGAACAGACAGGAACAAGTGCAG GATGACATTTTCAAGTCCGCAAGCTACAACAGAACTGTGGCGTCTAATAAAGATGATGCTGTTGAACTGACCCTGTACCGGACGAGCATAACCCGCACAAACTCCCAGAAGCCAGTCTGTAACCCAGACGCCCAGGTAGAACTGGGAAACGCCTCTCCGGTCACCAAAGAA CTGACAGCAAAATTAAGCGAAAATCACAGATACTGTAACATTAAG TGCTATGTAGATGGACCTTTTGGCACCCCGACTCGACAGATCTTTGCATCTGAGCATGCCGTGCTTATCGGCGCTGGAATCGGCATCACTCCCTTCGCATCCATTTTGCAGAGCATCATGTGCCG TTATCGCATGAGAAAGCAGAACTGCCCTAATTGTAACTACTCCTGGTGTGAAACCATCAAAGACAATGAAATGAAGCTGAGGAAG GTGGACTTCATTTGGATCAACCGAGATCAGAAATCCTTTGAATGGTTTGTGAGTCTCTTGACCAAGCTAGAAATGGACCAGGCAGATGAAGAGCCGGAGG gCCGTTTTTTGGAGATGCACATGTACATGACATCAGCCCTCAGTAAGAATGATATGAAGGCCATCGGTCTGCAGATGGCTCTGGATCTGCTGGCCAAGAAAGAAAAGGTAGATTCCATCACGGGGCTCCGCACACGTACCCAGCCAGGCAGGCCAGATTGGGCCAAG GTTTTCCAGAAGATGTCTGAGGAAAAGAAAGGAAAGGTTCATGTGTTTTACTGCGGTGCTCCTGCTCTGGCCAAAGCCATCAAGGCCCAGTGTGAGCAGTTTGGCTTCAACTTCTACAAAGAAAATTTTTGA